Proteins encoded by one window of Emticicia oligotrophica DSM 17448:
- the rpsL gene encoding 30S ribosomal protein S12, translating into MPTIQQLVRNGREQMTWKSKSPALDSCPQRRGVCTRVYTTTPKKPNSALRKVARVRLTNQKEVNAYIPGEGHNLQEHSIVLIRGGRVKDLPGVRYHIVRGALDTAGVNNRKQSRSKYGAKRPKPGQVAAPVKGKKK; encoded by the coding sequence ATGCCTACTATACAACAGTTAGTAAGAAACGGCAGAGAACAAATGACTTGGAAATCTAAGTCTCCGGCGTTGGATTCATGTCCACAACGTCGTGGCGTTTGTACTCGTGTTTACACTACGACTCCAAAGAAGCCAAACTCAGCACTTCGTAAAGTTGCTCGTGTTCGCTTAACAAACCAAAAAGAAGTAAACGCCTACATCCCAGGTGAAGGCCACAACTTACAAGAGCACTCAATCGTATTGATTCGTGGTGGTCGTGTAAAAGACTTACCAGGGGTACGTTATCACATTGTTCGCGGTGCATTAGATACTGCAGGTGTAAATAATCGTAAGCAAAGCCGTTCGAAATACGGTGCGAAACGTCCTAAACCAGGTCAAGTAGCAGCTCCAGTTAAAGGAAAGAAAAAATAA
- the rpsG gene encoding 30S ribosomal protein S7, which produces MRKAKPKKRYVLPDPKFRDVTVTKFVNNLMYDGKKSLAYSIFYGALELVETRTKENGLELWKKALSNVMPSVEVKSRRVGGATFQVPMEVRADRKQSVGMKWLIGYARKRGEKTMTERLAGEIIAASKGEGAAVKKKDDTHRMAEANKAFSHFRF; this is translated from the coding sequence ATGAGAAAAGCAAAACCAAAAAAGCGTTACGTATTACCTGACCCGAAGTTCAGAGACGTAACTGTAACGAAATTCGTTAATAACTTAATGTATGATGGCAAGAAAAGCCTTGCATACTCTATTTTCTACGGTGCATTAGAGTTAGTAGAAACCCGTACAAAAGAAAACGGTCTTGAGTTGTGGAAAAAAGCATTATCAAACGTAATGCCAAGCGTAGAGGTAAAAAGCCGTCGTGTAGGTGGTGCTACATTCCAAGTTCCGATGGAAGTTCGTGCTGACCGTAAACAATCGGTAGGTATGAAATGGTTAATCGGATACGCTCGTAAGCGTGGAGAAAAAACCATGACAGAACGTTTAGCGGGTGAAATCATCGCTGCTTCAAAAGGTGAAGGTGCAGCCGTTAAGAAGAAAGACGATACGCACAGAATGGCAGAAGCCAACAAGGCGTTCT